The Methanocellales archaeon genome has a window encoding:
- a CDS encoding TIGR00153 family protein: MRYMRSILGIFAESPFKPLYSHAEKACEAAYKLEEIVQAYCDGDVEKVQELNEEISGLEHEADIIKQEIRKRVPYSVLLPVNRQDILEFLKPQDGISDCAEDVAKLMTLKSYVLPEEIKRGLTEMTHMTMKAIDAYLKVTESISQLVSTSFRKKDIKETLELIPPVEKLEHEIDTIEILLTKKIFLAEDEIGTLGVFHLAKILDVLGDVSDNAARAVDRLRTMVISI; the protein is encoded by the coding sequence ATGAGATACATGCGTTCGATTTTAGGTATTTTTGCAGAATCACCATTTAAGCCGTTGTACTCTCATGCGGAGAAGGCATGCGAAGCAGCATATAAATTAGAAGAGATTGTTCAAGCATATTGCGATGGCGATGTTGAAAAAGTACAGGAACTCAATGAGGAGATATCTGGCCTAGAGCATGAAGCAGACATAATCAAACAAGAGATAAGAAAAAGAGTACCATATTCAGTGCTTTTACCAGTTAATCGACAAGATATACTGGAATTCTTAAAACCACAAGATGGAATATCAGATTGTGCTGAGGATGTTGCCAAACTGATGACGCTCAAATCATACGTTCTACCAGAGGAGATCAAGAGGGGGTTAACAGAAATGACACATATGACTATGAAGGCGATTGATGCATATCTAAAAGTGACTGAGAGTATTTCTCAATTAGTATCAACATCTTTTAGAAAAAAAGATATAAAAGAGACGTTAGAACTAATACCCCCTGTGGAGAAACTAGAGCATGAGATTGACACAATCGAGATCTTGCTGACCAAAAAAATCTTTCTCGCTGAGGATGAAATAGGCACCTTGGGTGTTTTCCATCTGGCCAAAATCTTGGATGTACTTGGGGATGTATCAGACAATGCAGCTAGGGCAGTCGATCGCCTTAGAACGATGGTGATATCTATATAA
- the pstC gene encoding phosphate ABC transporter permease subunit PstC, translated as MVFKKENIIEKLLLISALSSALIVFFIIAFMLREGIPALMLGWDFIFGMNWRPSHDQFGIFPIIVSTFIVGGGALAIAASIGIPTAIFLAELSPTWLRNILKPSVEMLVGIPSIILGFFGLMVFVVFIRDSLGGYGECILAGWIILAIMTLPHVVSISEDSIRAVPKGYKEASLALGATHLQTIKKVILPNARFGILASLILGMGNAVGETMAVLMVIGNPEIPWIPTSILEPVRVLTSTIVIEYSYVMWGSMHQHALFAIGVVLFLIVAILNLVTYVAIKGSLGTTTVMKGVIRE; from the coding sequence ATGGTCTTCAAGAAGGAAAACATAATAGAAAAGCTATTATTAATCTCCGCCCTCTCTTCTGCCCTTATCGTATTTTTCATCATCGCATTCATGTTAAGGGAGGGCATTCCAGCCTTAATGTTGGGTTGGGATTTTATCTTTGGGATGAACTGGCGTCCTTCTCATGACCAGTTTGGGATTTTTCCCATAATTGTGAGCACATTCATAGTTGGGGGAGGTGCATTAGCTATTGCTGCTTCTATTGGCATACCTACAGCAATTTTCTTGGCTGAACTCTCTCCTACATGGCTTCGTAATATTCTCAAGCCATCGGTGGAGATGCTTGTTGGGATCCCTTCGATAATTCTCGGCTTTTTTGGATTAATGGTATTCGTTGTCTTTATAAGGGACTCATTGGGCGGATATGGCGAATGCATCCTCGCTGGTTGGATAATCCTTGCAATAATGACATTGCCGCATGTTGTCAGCATATCAGAAGATTCTATCAGGGCAGTTCCAAAAGGATACAAAGAAGCATCGCTTGCACTCGGTGCTACGCATTTACAGACCATTAAAAAGGTGATACTACCAAATGCTCGTTTTGGGATATTAGCCTCCTTGATTTTGGGCATGGGAAATGCAGTAGGAGAGACGATGGCGGTTTTGATGGTTATCGGCAATCCGGAGATACCATGGATCCCCACTTCAATATTGGAGCCGGTGCGAGTGCTCACATCCACGATAGTTATTGAATATTCCTATGTTATGTGGGGCTCAATGCATCAGCACGCTTTGTTCGCCATAGGAGTCGTTTTATTCTTAATTGTCGCAATTCTTAATCTAGTAACCTATGTTGCAATAAAAGGGAGTTTAGGCACTACTACTGTAATGAAAGGAGTGATCCGTGAATGA
- a CDS encoding TIGR00296 family protein, whose translation MLTLGEGVRAVKLARSAIDKYVRDGELFHPEKLPTKFSEKRGVFVTLHKNGLRGCIGYPYPTMPLGEAIIDSAINSAKNDPRFMPVRAEELDEITIEVTVLTPPRLIHAKPTTLPQKIEIGKHGLIVTKGGNQGLLLPQVAIEHQFDEEEFLSQACMKAGLYPDSWLEEDTQIHVFEGQIFAENSPAGDIGEKKII comes from the coding sequence GTGTTAACTCTCGGAGAGGGTGTAAGGGCAGTAAAGCTTGCTAGGAGCGCTATTGATAAATATGTTAGGGATGGTGAGCTATTTCATCCAGAGAAATTACCGACAAAATTTAGTGAGAAAAGAGGTGTGTTCGTTACCTTACATAAAAATGGCCTAAGGGGGTGTATAGGGTACCCCTATCCCACTATGCCATTGGGTGAAGCCATCATCGATTCTGCGATAAATTCTGCTAAGAACGATCCAAGATTTATGCCTGTTAGGGCAGAGGAACTGGACGAAATAACAATTGAGGTCACTGTGCTAACTCCGCCAAGACTTATTCATGCTAAGCCAACGACGTTACCACAAAAAATAGAGATTGGAAAACATGGCTTGATAGTCACTAAAGGAGGGAATCAGGGGCTTCTTTTACCACAAGTTGCCATTGAGCACCAATTTGACGAAGAAGAATTCCTCTCTCAGGCATGTATGAAAGCAGGATTATATCCGGACTCGTGGTTGGAAGAAGATACGCAAATACATGTTTTCGAGGGGCAAATATTTGCGGAAAACTCTCCAGCAGGGGACATAGGGGAGAAAAAAATTATATAG
- the pstB gene encoding phosphate ABC transporter ATP-binding protein PstB produces MIKIEVKGLNVYYGFVAVHALKEVNIKIKTNKITALIGPSGCGKTTFLRALNRMNELSRAHTKGEVIIDGIDIYNGKVDVIQLRRKIGMVFQQPNPFPMSIYENVAYGPRIHGVQNRKLDRIVEESLKKAALWDEVKDRLEESALRFSGGQQQRLCIARALAVNPEVILFDEPCSALDPLSTARIEELLQELKKDYTIVIVTHNMQQAARVSDFTAFFLVGELIEYGETKQIFERPKDKRTEDYITGRFG; encoded by the coding sequence ATGATTAAAATAGAAGTGAAGGGGTTGAATGTATACTATGGTTTTGTAGCAGTGCATGCGTTAAAAGAAGTGAATATAAAAATAAAAACAAATAAAATAACTGCATTGATTGGACCTTCTGGCTGCGGGAAAACAACTTTTTTAAGAGCACTAAACAGAATGAACGAACTTAGTAGAGCACATACGAAAGGCGAGGTTATCATAGATGGAATCGATATATATAATGGAAAAGTGGATGTCATCCAGTTGAGGAGGAAAATAGGGATGGTGTTTCAGCAGCCAAATCCATTTCCTATGAGCATATATGAGAATGTCGCCTACGGTCCGAGGATTCATGGAGTGCAGAATAGAAAGTTAGATAGAATAGTGGAAGAGAGTTTGAAGAAAGCGGCATTGTGGGATGAAGTGAAAGACAGGTTAGAAGAAAGCGCATTGAGATTCTCTGGTGGTCAACAACAGCGATTATGTATTGCTCGTGCACTGGCAGTAAACCCGGAAGTCATCCTCTTCGATGAGCCGTGTTCAGCCTTAGACCCCTTATCAACGGCGAGGATAGAAGAGCTGTTACAAGAATTGAAAAAGGATTATACGATCGTGATAGTAACACATAACATGCAGCAGGCAGCTCGAGTTTCTGATTTTACCGCTTTCTTCCTAGTTGGTGAGCTAATAGAATACGGTGAAACCAAGCAAATATTTGAGCGACCTAAAGATAAAAGGACTGAAGATTATATCACTGGGCGGTTTGGCTAA
- a CDS encoding inorganic phosphate transporter, whose amino-acid sequence MIFDPLIIAIFAAGLYMAWNVGSNDLANAMGTTVGIGTLSLKQAIVLGGVVSFSGAVLFGSRVTETVAKGIVPISLIDAHSVMLGALAATLAAGMWITFATYLNLPVSTSHSIVGAMLGFGLVSVSQGTINMGDIVWAVLLKIVASWVLSPVAGGVVAFLLFTMIRRLLERMDDPLRADRPLRFLEVVASCWVIFALGSNDVANAIGPLSAALGTMGMELPIWVLAFGGFGIVLGMFTWGYRIIETIGKKITELTPANAFAAQFGAAATVLVCSSFGMPVSTTHTIVGSVVGVGLAGGLEAVDLSVIRKIVFSWVLTVPIVMVIAAVTYLGLMII is encoded by the coding sequence GTGATATTCGACCCTTTAATCATCGCGATATTCGCCGCTGGGCTATACATGGCATGGAACGTAGGATCGAACGATCTAGCAAATGCGATGGGGACTACGGTCGGCATCGGTACATTAAGCCTCAAACAAGCCATTGTACTAGGCGGAGTGGTGAGTTTTTCAGGCGCTGTGCTATTTGGCTCCAGGGTAACGGAAACAGTGGCAAAGGGCATCGTTCCGATCTCGCTGATCGATGCGCACTCTGTCATGCTGGGGGCATTGGCTGCTACTTTGGCTGCTGGAATGTGGATTACCTTTGCCACATATCTCAATCTTCCAGTATCAACATCTCATTCCATAGTCGGTGCAATGCTTGGCTTTGGGCTGGTTTCTGTCAGCCAAGGAACCATAAACATGGGAGATATTGTCTGGGCGGTTCTACTCAAAATTGTGGCTAGCTGGGTCCTTTCCCCGGTTGCAGGAGGAGTGGTAGCATTTCTGTTATTCACGATGATTCGACGGTTACTTGAACGAATGGATGACCCACTTAGGGCTGATCGACCCCTCAGATTTCTTGAGGTTGTCGCCTCATGTTGGGTGATATTTGCACTTGGCTCCAATGATGTAGCGAATGCAATAGGTCCGTTATCTGCAGCCTTGGGGACTATGGGGATGGAGCTGCCAATTTGGGTCCTGGCCTTTGGAGGTTTTGGCATCGTATTGGGCATGTTTACCTGGGGATACAGAATAATCGAGACCATAGGCAAAAAGATCACAGAGTTGACGCCTGCCAATGCCTTTGCAGCGCAATTTGGAGCTGCTGCCACCGTATTGGTCTGCTCCTCATTTGGAATGCCCGTATCAACCACACACACAATAGTTGGAAGCGTGGTGGGAGTTGGACTCGCTGGCGGGTTAGAGGCAGTAGATCTAAGTGTGATAAGGAAAATAGTTTTTTCGTGGGTGTTAACCGTCCCAATCGTAATGGTCATTGCAGCTGTGACCTATCTAGGGTTGATGATAATATGA
- the pstA gene encoding phosphate ABC transporter permease PstA, with protein sequence MIKERVIKISLYTVSLISLAVLFTVIAYIFLNGIQVINFSFLLKSPNYIALEKGGIFPQIIGSLCLLSVCLLFAVPLGVASGIYLAEYAPENIITKNVRFFVECLAGIPSIVIGLFGLIFLVYYLDFGPSMLAGGLSLGFMILPWTVKASEEAIKAVPQAYRKASLALGASKWQSIRSVVLKSAYPGIITGILLGAGKAIGESAVILLTTGGLVAYTPHSLLDDVGALPVYIYMILTVIPASRDVAESYAFGASLVLITMFLMISVFALFLRNRYYRIMSGGR encoded by the coding sequence ATGATAAAAGAAAGGGTAATAAAAATAAGCTTGTACACGGTCTCCCTAATTTCTCTAGCGGTATTGTTCACTGTCATAGCTTACATATTTTTAAATGGCATACAGGTCATAAATTTTAGCTTCTTACTAAAATCGCCAAATTACATAGCCCTCGAGAAAGGAGGAATATTTCCTCAAATTATCGGTTCATTATGCCTTCTCTCTGTTTGTTTGCTTTTTGCAGTACCTCTTGGCGTGGCATCAGGAATATATCTTGCGGAATATGCCCCAGAGAACATAATAACAAAAAACGTCAGGTTCTTTGTAGAGTGCTTAGCTGGAATACCCTCAATAGTGATTGGCTTGTTTGGACTTATATTCCTCGTTTATTATCTCGATTTTGGTCCCTCCATGTTAGCAGGTGGTCTCTCTCTTGGCTTCATGATCCTGCCATGGACGGTTAAAGCCTCCGAGGAGGCAATAAAAGCGGTACCTCAAGCTTATAGGAAAGCATCTCTTGCTTTAGGAGCTTCTAAGTGGCAAAGTATTCGTAGTGTGGTGCTAAAAAGCGCCTATCCAGGTATAATAACCGGTATATTACTTGGTGCTGGGAAGGCTATAGGGGAGTCTGCTGTCATTCTTCTCACAACTGGTGGTCTTGTAGCCTATACGCCTCACTCGTTACTGGATGATGTTGGTGCGTTGCCGGTTTATATTTACATGATATTGACGGTTATTCCAGCTTCTAGGGATGTAGCTGAATCATACGCATTTGGCGCCTCCCTTGTTCTAATCACGATGTTTTTGATGATAAGCGTATTTGCCCTATTCCTTCGGAATAGATATTATAGGATTATGAGTGGGGGGAGGTGA
- a CDS encoding metallophosphoesterase, producing the protein MKIVHISDIHVAGPYFLPDLMDNVIKEINKIEPEILVVTGDLTQDGYPFEFHRAKGYIKRMKSKEIVVIPGNHDERNVGYLCFEEIFGPRSVVNKYKNITIVGVDSAQPDIDEGHVGREKYEWIEHCLETDGFKVVALHHHLISVPKTGRERNILIDAGDVLELLVRHGIDLVLCGHKHVPWIWNLNGMIVTNAGTACTQSTKWNIPPPSFNLIEIDEDEKEGMRMYRVYSRGEKKLVLEMDGEKATKYESFGTF; encoded by the coding sequence ATGAAGATAGTACATATATCCGATATCCATGTAGCTGGACCGTATTTCCTACCGGATTTGATGGACAACGTAATAAAAGAGATAAACAAAATAGAGCCAGAAATATTGGTTGTTACCGGTGATTTGACACAAGACGGTTATCCTTTCGAATTTCATCGCGCTAAAGGCTACATAAAGAGGATGAAAAGCAAGGAAATAGTTGTGATTCCAGGAAATCATGACGAGCGGAACGTTGGCTATCTCTGTTTTGAGGAGATATTTGGTCCAAGGTCAGTAGTAAATAAATATAAAAATATAACAATTGTCGGCGTCGATTCTGCACAACCAGATATTGACGAAGGGCATGTGGGCAGAGAAAAATATGAGTGGATAGAACATTGTCTTGAAACTGACGGATTTAAAGTAGTAGCCCTACACCACCATTTAATTTCCGTTCCTAAAACAGGTCGGGAAAGAAACATACTTATCGATGCCGGCGATGTTCTCGAACTACTTGTAAGACATGGGATTGATCTGGTACTTTGCGGACATAAACACGTTCCTTGGATATGGAATTTGAATGGCATGATAGTTACTAATGCGGGGACTGCATGCACGCAAAGCACTAAATGGAATATTCCCCCCCCCTCTTTTAACCTGATAGAAATAGATGAAGATGAAAAGGAAGGAATGAGGATGTACAGAGTGTATTCAAGAGGGGAAAAGAAGCTGGTGTTAGAGATGGATGGGGAAAAGGCAACGAAATATGAGAGCTTTGGAACTTTTTAG
- the phoU gene encoding phosphate signaling complex protein PhoU, with the protein MEVRKEYIEDLKKLKKDVQRMGELAKESAGNAIKALVQRDMELSSKIIKENNRIDKLEFDIEKNCIRLLALQQPMAVDLRTIETCMKIITDFDRISDLAGDIAEIVQRMANESFAKPLIDIPRMSEISQGMISDCLLAFSSGDIKMLGDISARDDLLDGLFDQIRRELLTIMIEDPKCISNASNLTFVALHLERIGDHACNIAGRVIYMVTGERIKLG; encoded by the coding sequence ATGGAAGTAAGAAAAGAATACATAGAGGATTTGAAAAAGCTCAAAAAAGATGTTCAGAGGATGGGTGAGCTGGCTAAGGAATCTGCGGGAAATGCGATCAAAGCTCTCGTCCAGCGAGATATGGAATTATCATCAAAGATAATCAAGGAGAATAATAGAATAGACAAATTGGAATTTGATATAGAAAAAAATTGTATCAGACTGCTTGCGCTTCAACAGCCCATGGCTGTTGACCTCAGAACGATAGAAACTTGCATGAAGATAATAACGGATTTCGACAGGATCAGCGATCTCGCGGGTGACATTGCGGAGATTGTTCAGAGGATGGCGAATGAATCTTTCGCAAAACCGCTGATTGATATACCCAGGATGTCGGAGATTTCACAAGGCATGATTTCTGATTGCCTTTTAGCGTTTTCATCAGGAGATATAAAAATGCTTGGTGATATCTCAGCGCGAGATGATTTGTTAGATGGACTATTTGATCAAATCAGGCGGGAATTGCTGACGATCATGATAGAAGATCCAAAATGCATTTCAAACGCAAGTAATCTGACTTTCGTTGCGTTGCATTTAGAGCGAATAGGCGATCATGCATGCAACATTGCTGGCAGGGTCATATACATGGTCACTGGCGAAAGGATAAAGCTTGGTTAG